CACGGTGGCGTCGGGGTCGTGGACGAGGACGTCGAGCTCGTGGGCCCGCCCGCGGTCGATGAGGACGATCTGCATGGCAGGGGGCTACCTACCCCGCGTCCCCGGCCCCCCACGCCTGGGACGGGTGCCCGCCTCGGTCCCCCGTCCCTTGGACGGGTGTCGTTCCATGGCGCGAACACGCGTCCAAGGTTCGGTGAGCCGTCGGCGCGACGGCGCGCTCCTTGGACGCATGTCGTTCCATGGCGCGACCGAGCGTCCAAAGTTCGGCGGGCAGTCGCCGCGGGGGCGGGTCCGACGTTCGCGGTCCGGGGGTGCGCCGGTAGGTTGGCGGCCATGAGCGAGCCCGTCGTCCCCGCCACCGGCCAGGGGGTCGTGCACCTCTTCTGGCGGGTGCCCACCGCCGACCAGGCCCCCGTCGACGCCGCCGCGGCGGCGGCCGCGGTGAAGGGGGCCGAGGCCGACGGCGTGCAGGTGGTGCCCGTCGCCCTCCTCGGCCACAAGGCCGACGTGGCCACCATGGCCCTGGGCGAGGACCTCTGGCGCCTGCGCGACCTCCAGACCGACCTGGCCCGGGCCGGGCTCCTGCTGGCCGACTCCTACGTGTCGCTCACCGAGCTGTCGGAGTACGCCAAGGGCCTACCCGAGGACATGGCCCAGGCCCGCCTCTGGCCCCAGCTGCCGCCCGAGGGCAAGCCCGCCTGGTGCTTCTACCCGATGTCGAAGCGTCGCTGGGTGGGGGCGAACTGGTACGCGCTGCCCTACGACGAGCGCAAGGAGCTCATGTACGAGCACGGGGGCTCGGGCCGGAAGTTCGCCGGCCGCATCCTCCAGGTGGTTACCGGGAGCGCGGGGGTCGACGACCACGAGTGGGGCGTCACCCTCTTCGGCCAGCACCCCGACGACCTCAAGGAGGTCGTCTACACCATGCGCTACGACACCGCCTCGGCCCTCTACGGCGACTTCGGCACCTTCTACACCGGCATGGTCGGCGAGCTCGACGAGGTGCTCGCCCGGGCGGGCGTCGCCTGACGCCCAGACGTCCGCCACCTGGCCTCCGTGTGACGTCCGTCCACATGGGGGGTGGCGCTCCGGTAGCCTCGCCCTCGCCGGGCACACCACGACCGGTCGATCCCGGTCCGCCGGGGTCGTCGTGACCACCGGAAGGGAAGCAATGCGACGTAGTGCGTTCACCCGGGTCGGAGCGATCGCCTTCGCCCTGGTCCTTGTCCTCGCCGCCTGCGGCGACGACGACGACAGCAGCAGCGGCGACGAGAGCACCACCACCGAGGCCGACGGCGGCGGCGGGGGCGGCGACGGCCTCGTCATCGGCGGCGTCCTGCCCCAGACCGGCCCGCTCGGCTTCCTCGGACCGCCCCAGATCGAGGGCGTGACCCTGGCCGTCGACGACATCAACGCCGCCGGCGGCGTCCTCGGCTCCGACGTGACCCTGAACATCGCGGACGAGGGCGAGACGCCCCAGACCGCGGCCGAGTCCGCCACCCGCGTGGTCAGCGAGGGCGCCAACGCCGTCGTCGGCGCGGCCGCCTCGGGCTCGTCCCAGGAGTTCATCCAGCAGCTGTCGGACCAGCAGATCCCGCAGTGCTCGGCGTCCAACACCTCGCCGGACTTCACCGACCAGGAGAACGCGGACTACTACTTCCGCACGGTGCCGCCGGACGAGGCCGTGGCCCCGATCATCGCCGACCAGGTCATCGCCGACGGCGCGGCCAAGGTCGTGGTGGTGGCCCGGGCCGACGACTACGGCAACGCCCTGGGCGAGCTGGTCGTCGACGGCCTGACCAACGCCGGGGCCGACGTGCCCCCGCTGATCAGCTACGACCCGGAGGCGACCAACTTCTCCACCGAGGTCACCCAGATCTCGGGCGAGTCGCCCGACGCGGTGGTGCTCATCTCCTTCGACGAGGGCGGCCAGATCGTGGCCGGCCTCCTGGAGGAGGGCCTCACCCCCGACCAGATGTACGGCGGTGACGGCGTCTTCGGGCCGACCTTCATCGACCAGGTCGAGGAGGGCAACGAGAGCGTGATCAACGGCATGACCGTGATCGGCGCCGCCGGCGGCGAGGAGTTCAACGACCGCATCGCCGAGGCCACCGACAGCAACTTCATCTACGGCGGCCAGGCCTACGACTGCGCCATCATCGTCGCCCTCGCGGCCGAGGCCGCGGGCTCGACCGACGGCGAGGCGATCATCGCCGAGGTCCCCGGCGTCACCAAGGACGGCGAGGCGTGCGACTCGTTCGAGGCGTGCAAGGGCCTGCTCGAGGACGGTGAGGACATCGACTACAACGGTGCCTCCGGCGCCCTCGACCTCGACGACGTCGGCGACCCCTCCCAGGGTCGCTACGCCATCGGCCAGTTCATGGACGGCGGCATCGAGATCATCGACAGCGTCGACGTCGAGGTCGAGTGACCCCCGGGTCCCCGTGACCCGACCCTGAGACCCGACGAGGGGCCCGGCACCACGGTGCCGGGCCCCTCTCGCGCCCGCCGCCGGAGGATGGGGGCGCGAGCGGCAGCCGCAGGGGCTCGCCGGGCCGAGGCCGGGCCGACGCCGTGCAGCCAGGCCCGCGGGGCGGCGCCCGTCGGGGGTTCAGTCGGCGGTGGCCAGGGTGCCGAGGTAGAGCTCGATGACCTTGGGGTCGTGGAGCAGGTTGTGGCCGGTGTCGGTGTAGGCGTTGCGGCCCTGGTCGAGCACGTAGGCCCGGTGGCAGATCTGCAGGCACCGGCGGGCGTTCTGCTCGACCATGAGCACCGACACGCCCGCCTTGTTGACCTCGGCCACCCGCTCGAAGACCTCGACCTGGAGCTTGGGGGCGAGGCCGGCCGAGGGCTCGTCGAGCAGGAGGACCTGGGGGTCCATCATCAGGGCCCGGGCCATGGCCACCATCTGGCGCTCGCCGCCCGACAGGGACCCCGTCTTCTGGGTGGCCCGCTCGGCGAGGAGGGGGAACAGCTCCCACACCGCCTCGCGGCGCTCCTTCAGCCGCCGGGGCCGCAGGTAGATGCCCATCTCCAGGTTCTCGTTGACCGTGAGGGTGGGGAACACGTTGTTGTTCTGGGGCACGTAGCCGACGCCGTCGCCGACGAGCTGGTCGGCCCGGCGGCCGGTGATGTCGTCACCCCGGAGCAGCACCCGACCGCCGCGCACGGGCACGAGGCCGAACAGCGTCTTGATGAGGGTGGACTTGCCGGCCCCGTTGGGGCCGATGATGCCGACCAGCTCGCCCTGGCCCAGCTCGACGTGGCACCCGGTGAGGATGTCGACCCCGGGGAGGTAGCCGGCGGTGATGTCGTCGCCCACGAGCAGGGCGTCGCGGGAGGCCACGTCGTGGGCCACGTCCTCGACGGCCACCGGCCCGGCGTCGTCGGCCGGGGGGTGCTCGTCGGCGGCGGGGTCGACGCCCGGGTCGTCCTCGGGGGCCAGGCCGGGGTCGTCCTGCGGGGGGGTGGTGTCGTCGCTCACGGCTGGGCCTCCCCGGCCTCGTGGTCGACCTCGGGGGGCAGGGCCTCGCCCAGGTAGGCCTCGATGACGCGGTGGTCGCGGGAGATGGTCTGGGGCGTCCCCTCGGCCACCACCCGGCCCGAGGCCATGACCACCACCCAGTCGCTGATCTCCATCACCACGTCGATGTCGTGCTCGACGAAGATGACCGTCTTGCCCTCGTCGCGCAGCGCCTGCACGTGGCCGAGCAGGGACTGGGTGAGGGCCGGGTTGACGCCCGCCATGGGCTCGTCCAGGCACACCAGCTTCGGGTCGGACATGAGGGCGCGGGCCATGTCGAGCAGCTTGCGCTGGCCGCCCGAGAGGGTGCCGGCCCGCTGGTCGCGCATGTGGTCGAGCTTGAAGCGCTGCAGGAGGGCGTCGGCCCGCTCGGTGAGCTCGGCCTCCTGGGCCTGCCACGGGAAGGTGAGCAGCCCGAGGAGGATGTTCTCGCCCCGCTGGTCCTGGCCGGCCAGCAGCATGTTCTCGAGCACGGTGAGCCGGGACAGGGCCCGGGTCAGCTGGAACGAGCGGACGAGGCCCAGCCGGGCGATCTTGTGGGTGCGGGTGCGGCCCAGGGTGCGGCCGTCGAAGACGGTGGTGCCCGAGTCGGGCCGGTCGAACCCGGTGATGAGGTTGAAGAGGGTGCTCTTGCCGGCCCCGTTGGGGCCGATGAGCGCGGTGATCTTCCCGCGCGACACCTCGAGGTGGTCGACGTCGACGGCGGTGAGGCCGCCGAAGACCCGGCGCATGCCGTCGACGACGAGGATGGCGTCGTCCTTGGCCCCACCGGTGGGGTCGTCGGCGTCGCCGGATGCGGCCCACTCGCCCTGGAGGGCGCTCACGTCACTCAAGGACCATCTCCTCCTTCGAGCCGAAGATGCCCTGTGGTCGGAAGACCAGCAGGACCATGAGGCCGACGCCCACCGCGCCGAGGGCCAGGGCCCCCTGGGCGGCCTGGCCGCTCAGGAAGCCGGGCAGGAGGTCCTCCGAGCCCATCTGCGACAGCAGGGACTGCGAGCCGGCGAAGAGGAACTGGAACAGCAGGGCGCCGACGATGGGGCCGAGGCGGGTGGCGGCGCCGCCCAGGATCAGCACCGTGTAGGCGAAGAAGGTGATCTGGGGCTGGAAGGCGTTGGCCGTGGCGCTGGCGTTGGCCAGGACGGTGAGGACGCCGCCCACCGCGCCGATGACGCCGCCCAGGATCAGCGACTGCATCTTGTAGGAGATGGCGTTCTTGCCCAGGGCGCGGACCACGTCCTCGTCCTCGCGGATCGCCTTCAGGATGCGACCCCACGGGCTGCGCATGAGCAGGGCGACCAGGACGGTCATGAGCACGACGAGGGCCCAGCCCACGAGCAGGGCGAAGAGCTGGTTGCCCGGGTAGGAGAGCTGGCCGAAGCCGTAGCGGGTGCCGCCGTCGAACGGTGAGAGGTCGTAGAAGGGCGACATGTCGGGCTGGAGCCCGAAGGGCCCGCCGGTGACGTCGGTGGCCGAGGTGGACCGGATGACGATGCGCAGGATCTCGGCCGCGGCGATGGTGACGATGGCGAAGTAGTCGCCCCGCAGGCGGAGCGTGGGCGCACCGAGCAGCAGGGCGAAGACGACGGCGCACAGGAAGGAGAAGGGGATGGCCAGCCACAGCGACCAGCCCCAGGTCTGCACCGCGACGGCCGTGCCGTAGGCGCCGCAGGCGAGGAAGCCGACCTGCCCGAAGTTGCGGAGCCCGGTGTAGCCGTACTGCACGTTGAGCCCGATGGCCGCGAGGGCCAGCACGGCGGCGAAGGGCCCGAAGGCCGAGCGGGTCGCGTTCTCGAGGATGGCACCGAGGTCCACTAGCCCACCCTCTCCTTGGATCCGAGCAGGCCCTGCGGGCGGACCAGCAGCACGAGGATGAGCACGGCCAGGGCGGCCACGGTCTTCAGCTCGGGCGACACCCACAGGGTGCTGAGCTCGGTGGTGAGCCCCACGATGAGGCCGCCCACCATGGCGCCGTAGGCGGTGCCCAGGCCGCCCAGGATCACCGCCGCGAACATGAGCAGCAGGAGCTGGAAGCCCATCAGGTAGTCGATGCGGGCGGCCACGCCCTGGAGCACGCCTCCGCCGGCGGCCAGGGCGCCGGCCAGCACCCAGACGAAGAGGATGATGCGCGACACGTTGATCCCCGACGAGGCGGCCAGGTCGGGGTTGTCGGAGACGGCCCGGAGGGCCTTGCCGACCCGGGTGTACTGGAGCATGAGCGCCACGGCGACCAGCACGACGAGGCAGATGACGATCAGCGAGACGTCGCGGGCGTTGATCTCGAAGGGCCCGAGCGACCACGAGTCGCGCTGGATGGCGTACTGGCGGTAGCGCCGGTCGCCGGTGCCGAACCAGATGAGGAGGGCCTGGCGGGCGGCGATCGACAGGCCGATGGAGATGACGAGGATCTGGAACTGGCCGGTGCGGCGCTTGCGCAGGGGGCGCCACAGGCCCAGCTCCTGGGCGGCCCCGACGAACCCGCCGAGCACCACCACGATGAGCCCGGCCGCCACCACCGGGAGGCGCTCGCCGTCGGATGACAGGAACCAGGCCGCGATGGCCCCGAAGGTGACCATCTCGCCGTGGGCGAAGTTGACCAGCTTGGTGGTGCCGAACACGAGGGAGAGGCCGATCGACGCCACCGCCAGGATCAGGCCGAACACGACGCCGTCGACCAGGCGGGACGCCACCCGGTCGGCGAGGGTGTCGGTCTGGCGGGGCTCGGAGGCGGTGAAGCCGCCGTCGTCGTCGTCGCCGCCGGGGGAGGTCGACTCCTCGCCCTCGACGACCAGGCCGAAGAGGGCGGCCCGGGCCCGTCCCCCCTGCACCTGGATGGTGAGCGGGTTGCGGCTCGGGTCGCGGAGGGTGACCCGGGCGGGCAGCGTGGCGGCGTCCAGGGTGACCAGGTAGTCGCCGGGCTGGGGGAGGGGCACGAACCACATGCCCTCGGCGTCGGTGGTGCTCTCGCCCTGGGGGGTCCCGGCCGCGTCGGTGACCGAGATGGTGGCCCCCTCGACGGGGTCGCCGCCGGCCTGGAGCACGCCCCGGATGCCCGTGCCCCCGCCCTCGGGGGCGGTGGTGGTGCCACCGGCGGGGGCGGTGGTGGTGCTGCCCTCCGGCGCCGTGGTGCTGCCGGGTGCGGGCTCGGTGGGGTCCTGGGCCCCGGAGGGGCGGGCGCCGAGGAGCAGGGTCAGTCCGACCAGGCACGCGACCAGGAGCTGCACGCGGGTGGTGCGGCTCGGGGGGCGGTGCGGCATCGGGGGTGGGTCCTCGGGCTGTCCGGCAGGGGGTGGCGGGAGTGTAGGAGGTCGGCCGGCCGCAGGCTCCGGGACGTCGAGGATCGCGTCAGGTGCGGCCGGCGTCAGGGCTCGCCCGGCGCCGCGATGTCGACGGGGGTCCAGGTGGGGAAGGCGACGTGGGGCACGTCGAGGTGGCCCACGATGCGCCCCTGGGCGGAGAGCGCCTCGAGGCACGGGCGGGCCACCTCGGCGCCCCCGGCCATGACGACGTACTCGGCCACCGGCAGCAGCAGCGGCCCGGCGTCGGCGTCACCCTCCCGCAGCACGGCCTCCACCTCGAGGGTGGGCCGGCACGGGTTCCGGGCGTCGACGAGCGACGAGTGGTACACGACGCCCTCGAACACCGAGAGGGCCCTGATCCTCACGGCCGGGCCCGCCGGGGCCGGTGGGGGGTGGTCACCAGTGGGCCGTGCCCGGGCCGCCCTTGATGGGGCCGACGACGGCGTCGGTCACCCAGCCGCCGTACACGCCGCCCTCCATGGGCCGCACGACCTCGTCGTCGACCAGGCACCGGTCGACGGCCTGGGGGTAGAACGACCAGTAGCCCACGAGGTCCCCGTAGGCGGGGTCGGGGTCGGGGTAGGTCCACGCCGCCGCGGGGGCGACCACGTCGCCCACCACCACGTCGGCGTAGGACGCCAGACCCTTCCACTCGCAGAAGGAGCGGGACGGGGCGGCGCGGAGCAGCTCGAGGTCGATGTCGTCGGCGGGCAGGTAGAAGGCGGGTGCCTGCGACGTCTCGAGGACGCGCAGGCTGCGGGTGGTGTCGGCCACCACCCGGCCGGCGTGCTCGACGACGAGGTGCGCCGGGCTGCGCTCGAGGCGCGGCGGTCGGGGGTAGTCCCAGACCGACTCCTGGCCGGGTCCGGGGGTGAGGGGGGTGGGACGGTCCACGGAGGCCATCCTGGCAGGGTGGCTCCTGCATCCCACCCGGGTCCCGACGACCCCGACGACGCGGCCGCCCTCGCGGCCCACGCCACCGCCCTGGCCGACGGCATCGAGGCCGCCCTGCCGGGCTGGGTGCGGGCGTCGGTCGCCGACCGCCACGCCGCAGCCCGTCCCGGTCCGGTGCCGGCCGAGGTGGAGGAGGCGGCCCGGGAGGCGGGGGAGGAGGCGGCGCGCCAGGTCGGCCCGGCCGTCCGGGCCCTGCTGGCGCGCGACGTCGACGACCAGCCCACCGGTCCCCTCGCCCTGGTGCGCGGCGCGGTGCGCTACCCGACCGCGGTGCTGGCCGCCGCCGGGGTGCCGCCGGTGGTGCGCGACGAGGTGGCCGAGCGGATCAACCCCGACGACACCTACGACCTGGCCCCCGCCGCGTTCGCCGATGTCCACCCCGACCTCCACGGACCTGGCATCGTGTGGGGAGCGGCCAAGGCCCACGTGGTCCTGGCCCGGCGACGACGGGAGGGTCGGCGGTGAGCCACAGGAGCGAGAGCGGTGTCGGCCGGGCCGGCCCGCCCCGTGACGGGCGCGGGGCGGGCGACGGGGCCCGGCGGGCCCGGACGTCGGGACGGACCACGGGGGTGAGGGGGTGAGCCGGCGGGTGGTGGCCGTGGTGCCCGACCTCATGGACCGGTCGCGGCTCTCGGCCCCGGGCTGCAAGGTCACCCACGTGGCGCCCGGCGCCCTGGCCGCAGCCGTGGCCGACCCGTCGGCCCCGGTCGACCTGGTCGTGGTCGACCTCTCCCGCCCCGGCGTGCTCGACCGGGTCGCCGACCTCGACGTGCCCGTGGTCGGGTTCGCCCCCCACGTCGACGACGCCCTCCTCGACCAGGCCCGTGCGGTCGGCGTGGAGGCCCTGCCCCGCTCGGCGTTCTTCCGCCGGTGGCCCGCCCTCGGCCCCGTCGGCGACACCCGCTGAGGGGCGGGGACGCCGCCTGCGCACCGGGCCCGGACGCGACGAAGGGCGGGCCCGCAGCGCGGACCCGCCCCTCGTCAGCTGGTCGGGATCAGACGACCCGGACGTTCAGGGCCTCGTCGCCCTTGCGGCCGGGGCCGACCTCGAACTCGCAGGTCTGGCCCTGCTCCAGGGTGCGGTAGCCGTCGCCCTGGATGTTGGAGAAGTGGACGAACACGTCGTCGCCGTCGGAACGCGAGATGAACCCGTACCCCTTCTCAGCGTTGAAGAACTTGACAGTACCGGTAGGCACGGGTGACCTCTGTATCTCTTGCAGTCTCGGTCACCGGGCGGTGACCCGGTGCCATGCTAGGCGGTGGTGCACCTCGGCACGCCACGCGGTGGGCCCGGGACCACGCCCGGCGGTCAGTGCGGGTCCCAGGCGCCCGGCGCGTCGGCCAGCCGGTCGACCTCGGGGACGAGGGCGCCCTCGGCCAGCGCGGCCAGGCTGGTGGCCTCCAGCACCGCCCGCAGGTTGGCCCGCACCGCGACCCACATGCGCTGCAGGGCCCGCAGGTCGTCGGGGTAGTCGAGAACCTCGGGGCGCTCGCCCCGCACGTCGGCGAGGGGGCCCTCGACGGCGCGGATGACGTCGGCCACGGTGACCTCGGCCGCGGGGCGGGCCAGCCGGTAGCCCCCCACCGCACCCCGGCGGCTGGCCACCAGGCCGGCCCGCTTCAGGTCGGCCAGGATCGTCTCCAGGAACTTGGGCGGGATGTCCTCGCCCTCGGCGATCAGGTGGGCCTTGAGCGGCGGCCCGGCGTCGCCCGTCGCGGCCTGGGCCCGGGCCAGGGCCACGCCGGCCCGCACCGCGTAGTCGACCTTCGCCGTCGTCCGCACGGCTCAGGGACGACGGGGGGACGGGCGGGGCACCCCCGGATCATGGCACCACGCCCGGCGACCGCGCCCGGGGTGCCGCCGGCCCCTGTCGGTAGCCTCGCCCCATGGCAGAGCGGTTGGTGGTGGTCGGTGGCGACGCAGCGGGGATGGCCGCCGCGTCGCAGGCCCGCCGGCGGGACCCCTCGCTCGACATCGTGGCCCTCGAGCGGGGCACCCGGACGAGCTACTCCGCCTGCGGGATCCCGTACCTCGTCGCCGGCGACGTGGAGAGCCCCGACGACCTGGTGGCCCGGACCCCCGACGAGTTCCGCCAGGAGCACCGCATCGACGTGCGGATGCGCCACGAGGCCACGGCCATCGACCTCGACGCCCGCACCGTCGAGGTGCGCGACCTCGTCCACGAGCGCACCTTCCGGCTCGGCTTCGACCAGCTCATGGTCGGCACCGGGGCCCGCCCCATCCGCCCCGACCTGCCCGGCATCGACGGGCCCCACATCCGCGGTGTGCAGACCCTCGACGACGGGTGTCGGATGCTGGGCGAGGCCCGGGAGCTGGAGTGCCGCGACGTGGTCGTGGTCGGCTCCGGCTTCATCGGCCTCGAGATGGCCGAGGCCTTCGTCCGCTGGGGCGCCAAGGTCACCATGGTCGAGGCCAACGAGCGGCCCATGTCCCGCCAGCTCGACCCCGACGTCGGGGACCGGCTGGTCACCGCGGTCCGGGGCCTCGGCATCGACGCCCGCTTCGGCGAGGCCGTCGAGGGCTTCGAGGAGGGCCTGGTCCACACCGCGTCGGGACCGCTGCGCGCCGACCTGGTCGTCCTGGGCCTCGGGGTGGCACCCGAGGCGACCCTGGCCGAGGAGGCCGGGCTCGAGCTCGGCACCCGCGGCAGCATCCGGGTCAACCGGCGCCAGGCCACGTCCACGCCCGGCGTCTGGGCCGCGGGCGACTGCGCCGAGACCTACCACCGGGTGTCGCAGCGCCGCATCCACATCGCCCTCGGCACCGTGGCCAACAAGACGGCCCGCATCGCCGGGGTGAACATCGGGGGCGGCTACGCCACCTTCCCCGGCGTGGTCGGCACCGCCATCACCAAGGTCTGCGGCACGGAGGTGGCCCGCACCGGGCTGTCGACCGAGGAGGCCGAGCGGGCCGGGTTCGCGACCGTGTCGGCCACCGTCGAGACCACCACCATCGCCGGCTACCTCCCCGACGCCCAGCCCATGGTGGTCAAGGCCATCGCCGAGCAGGTCACCGGCCGGCTGCTCGGCATGC
Above is a window of Iamia majanohamensis DNA encoding:
- a CDS encoding branched-chain amino acid ABC transporter permease, yielding MPHRPPSRTTRVQLLVACLVGLTLLLGARPSGAQDPTEPAPGSTTAPEGSTTTAPAGGTTTAPEGGGTGIRGVLQAGGDPVEGATISVTDAAGTPQGESTTDAEGMWFVPLPQPGDYLVTLDAATLPARVTLRDPSRNPLTIQVQGGRARAALFGLVVEGEESTSPGGDDDDGGFTASEPRQTDTLADRVASRLVDGVVFGLILAVASIGLSLVFGTTKLVNFAHGEMVTFGAIAAWFLSSDGERLPVVAAGLIVVVLGGFVGAAQELGLWRPLRKRRTGQFQILVISIGLSIAARQALLIWFGTGDRRYRQYAIQRDSWSLGPFEINARDVSLIVICLVVLVAVALMLQYTRVGKALRAVSDNPDLAASSGINVSRIILFVWVLAGALAAGGGVLQGVAARIDYLMGFQLLLLMFAAVILGGLGTAYGAMVGGLIVGLTTELSTLWVSPELKTVAALAVLILVLLVRPQGLLGSKERVG
- a CDS encoding FAD-dependent oxidoreductase; this translates as MAERLVVVGGDAAGMAAASQARRRDPSLDIVALERGTRTSYSACGIPYLVAGDVESPDDLVARTPDEFRQEHRIDVRMRHEATAIDLDARTVEVRDLVHERTFRLGFDQLMVGTGARPIRPDLPGIDGPHIRGVQTLDDGCRMLGEARELECRDVVVVGSGFIGLEMAEAFVRWGAKVTMVEANERPMSRQLDPDVGDRLVTAVRGLGIDARFGEAVEGFEEGLVHTASGPLRADLVVLGLGVAPEATLAEEAGLELGTRGSIRVNRRQATSTPGVWAAGDCAETYHRVSQRRIHIALGTVANKTARIAGVNIGGGYATFPGVVGTAITKVCGTEVARTGLSTEEAERAGFATVSATVETTTIAGYLPDAQPMVVKAIAEQVTGRLLGMQIVGGSGAAKRIDTAATALSAEMTVDDVVELDLSYAPPFSSTWDPVQVAARVVAGKV
- a CDS encoding cold-shock protein, whose protein sequence is MPTGTVKFFNAEKGYGFISRSDGDDVFVHFSNIQGDGYRTLEQGQTCEFEVGPGRKGDEALNVRVV
- a CDS encoding RrF2 family transcriptional regulator — protein: MRTTAKVDYAVRAGVALARAQAATGDAGPPLKAHLIAEGEDIPPKFLETILADLKRAGLVASRRGAVGGYRLARPAAEVTVADVIRAVEGPLADVRGERPEVLDYPDDLRALQRMWVAVRANLRAVLEATSLAALAEGALVPEVDRLADAPGAWDPH
- a CDS encoding ABC transporter ATP-binding protein; translation: MAHDVASRDALLVGDDITAGYLPGVDILTGCHVELGQGELVGIIGPNGAGKSTLIKTLFGLVPVRGGRVLLRGDDITGRRADQLVGDGVGYVPQNNNVFPTLTVNENLEMGIYLRPRRLKERREAVWELFPLLAERATQKTGSLSGGERQMVAMARALMMDPQVLLLDEPSAGLAPKLQVEVFERVAEVNKAGVSVLMVEQNARRCLQICHRAYVLDQGRNAYTDTGHNLLHDPKVIELYLGTLATAD
- a CDS encoding DUF427 domain-containing protein; translated protein: MDRPTPLTPGPGQESVWDYPRPPRLERSPAHLVVEHAGRVVADTTRSLRVLETSQAPAFYLPADDIDLELLRAAPSRSFCEWKGLASYADVVVGDVVAPAAAWTYPDPDPAYGDLVGYWSFYPQAVDRCLVDDEVVRPMEGGVYGGWVTDAVVGPIKGGPGTAHW
- a CDS encoding branched-chain amino acid ABC transporter permease, with amino-acid sequence MDLGAILENATRSAFGPFAAVLALAAIGLNVQYGYTGLRNFGQVGFLACGAYGTAVAVQTWGWSLWLAIPFSFLCAVVFALLLGAPTLRLRGDYFAIVTIAAAEILRIVIRSTSATDVTGGPFGLQPDMSPFYDLSPFDGGTRYGFGQLSYPGNQLFALLVGWALVVLMTVLVALLMRSPWGRILKAIREDEDVVRALGKNAISYKMQSLILGGVIGAVGGVLTVLANASATANAFQPQITFFAYTVLILGGAATRLGPIVGALLFQFLFAGSQSLLSQMGSEDLLPGFLSGQAAQGALALGAVGVGLMVLLVFRPQGIFGSKEEMVLE
- a CDS encoding chlorite dismutase family protein; the protein is MSEPVVPATGQGVVHLFWRVPTADQAPVDAAAAAAAVKGAEADGVQVVPVALLGHKADVATMALGEDLWRLRDLQTDLARAGLLLADSYVSLTELSEYAKGLPEDMAQARLWPQLPPEGKPAWCFYPMSKRRWVGANWYALPYDERKELMYEHGGSGRKFAGRILQVVTGSAGVDDHEWGVTLFGQHPDDLKEVVYTMRYDTASALYGDFGTFYTGMVGELDEVLARAGVA
- a CDS encoding ABC transporter substrate-binding protein, whose product is MRRSAFTRVGAIAFALVLVLAACGDDDDSSSGDESTTTEADGGGGGGDGLVIGGVLPQTGPLGFLGPPQIEGVTLAVDDINAAGGVLGSDVTLNIADEGETPQTAAESATRVVSEGANAVVGAAASGSSQEFIQQLSDQQIPQCSASNTSPDFTDQENADYYFRTVPPDEAVAPIIADQVIADGAAKVVVVARADDYGNALGELVVDGLTNAGADVPPLISYDPEATNFSTEVTQISGESPDAVVLISFDEGGQIVAGLLEEGLTPDQMYGGDGVFGPTFIDQVEEGNESVINGMTVIGAAGGEEFNDRIAEATDSNFIYGGQAYDCAIIVALAAEAAGSTDGEAIIAEVPGVTKDGEACDSFEACKGLLEDGEDIDYNGASGALDLDDVGDPSQGRYAIGQFMDGGIEIIDSVDVEVE
- a CDS encoding ABC transporter ATP-binding protein; this encodes MSALQGEWAASGDADDPTGGAKDDAILVVDGMRRVFGGLTAVDVDHLEVSRGKITALIGPNGAGKSTLFNLITGFDRPDSGTTVFDGRTLGRTRTHKIARLGLVRSFQLTRALSRLTVLENMLLAGQDQRGENILLGLLTFPWQAQEAELTERADALLQRFKLDHMRDQRAGTLSGGQRKLLDMARALMSDPKLVCLDEPMAGVNPALTQSLLGHVQALRDEGKTVIFVEHDIDVVMEISDWVVVMASGRVVAEGTPQTISRDHRVIEAYLGEALPPEVDHEAGEAQP